In Lysobacter firmicutimachus, one genomic interval encodes:
- a CDS encoding RNA-binding S4 domain-containing protein gives MQPIRFELDAHHDHVELNQLLKLVGLCDSGGAGKALVASGAVRVDGQVELRKTCKIRAGQRVSCEGVQIQVFAAP, from the coding sequence ATGCAACCGATCCGTTTCGAACTCGATGCCCACCACGACCACGTCGAACTGAACCAGCTGCTCAAGCTGGTCGGCCTGTGCGACAGCGGCGGCGCCGGCAAGGCCCTGGTCGCCAGCGGCGCGGTCCGGGTCGACGGTCAGGTCGAGCTGCGCAAGACCTGCAAGATCCGCGCAGGGCAGCGGGTGAGCTGCGAGGGCGTGCAGATCCAAGTCTTCGCCGCGCCCTAA
- a CDS encoding zinc-dependent alcohol dehydrogenase family protein yields MLKAQYSHRGPVPQDVIEAVPFEAPPLLPGQVLIEVLAAPINPSDLLTLTGEYGLLPPLPAVGGNEGMGRIAALGPGVDSLRVGQRVLLPIGGGSWTSHRVAPAQGLVVLPGEGDPKQLAMITINPPTASLLLSEFAVLHPGDWVIQNAANSAVGGYLVQIARQRGLRTINVVRRESAAEAVRALGGDVVLVDGDDLARRAREAAQGAPIRLGIDAVGGTATQRIAEALGEGGVVVNYGAMSREPCQISPAAFVFRDVSLRGFWLSRWFQQASPQRRAQVFGEIAHAVAAGTLSARIQATFGLDRIKDAVAAAAAGERDGKILLLPNGPV; encoded by the coding sequence ATGCTCAAGGCGCAATATTCCCATCGCGGCCCGGTGCCGCAGGACGTGATCGAGGCGGTACCGTTCGAGGCGCCGCCGTTGCTGCCCGGCCAGGTGCTGATCGAAGTATTGGCGGCCCCGATCAATCCTTCCGATCTGTTGACCCTGACCGGCGAGTACGGCCTGCTGCCGCCGTTGCCGGCGGTCGGCGGCAACGAGGGGATGGGCCGGATCGCCGCACTGGGCCCGGGCGTGGATTCGCTGCGGGTCGGCCAGCGGGTGCTGTTGCCGATCGGCGGCGGCAGCTGGACCAGTCATCGGGTGGCGCCGGCGCAAGGGCTGGTCGTGCTGCCCGGCGAGGGCGACCCCAAGCAGTTGGCGATGATCACCATCAACCCGCCGACCGCCTCGTTGTTGCTGAGCGAATTCGCCGTCCTGCACCCGGGCGACTGGGTGATCCAGAACGCGGCGAATTCCGCGGTGGGCGGCTATCTGGTGCAGATCGCGCGCCAGCGCGGCCTGCGCACGATCAACGTGGTCCGTCGCGAATCGGCGGCCGAGGCGGTGCGCGCGCTCGGCGGCGACGTGGTCCTGGTCGATGGCGACGACCTCGCCCGGCGCGCGCGCGAAGCGGCGCAGGGCGCACCGATCCGGCTCGGCATCGACGCGGTCGGCGGCACCGCCACCCAGCGCATCGCAGAGGCCCTGGGCGAGGGCGGGGTGGTGGTGAACTACGGCGCGATGAGCCGCGAGCCCTGCCAGATTTCGCCGGCGGCCTTCGTGTTCCGCGACGTCAGTCTGCGCGGGTTCTGGTTGTCGCGTTGGTTCCAGCAGGCCAGCCCGCAACGCCGGGCGCAGGTGTTCGGCGAGATCGCCCACGCGGTGGCGGCCGGCACCCTCAGCGCGCGGATCCAGGCCACCTTCG
- a CDS encoding bifunctional nicotinamide-nucleotide adenylyltransferase/Nudix hydroxylase: MAYEYDYLVFIGRFEPFHNGHAAVARHALGKAKKVVFLVGSADTPRTVKNPFTVAERAVMIHSALTDAADRLIVRPLRDHLYNESQWIAAVQRTVAEAVRQDGGGEQARVGLIGMDKDASSYYLREFPQWPLVDVTHTATLSATELRRYLFEANQLDSHGGLMLIRANVPGPVFDMLEAFRKNSPAFRQLVAEYQFLEQYRAAWADAPYPPTFVTTDAVVVHSGHVLLVRRRAEPGKGLWALPGGFVGQHEGLLDACLRELREETRLKLPLPVLKGSLKGQRVFDHPERSARGRTITHAYHFEFPAGELPPVRGGDDADKARWIPVSEALEMSPQLFEDHLHILEYFLGRG, from the coding sequence ATGGCATACGAATACGATTACCTGGTTTTCATCGGGCGCTTCGAGCCCTTCCACAACGGCCATGCCGCCGTCGCCCGCCACGCGCTGGGCAAGGCGAAGAAGGTCGTCTTCCTGGTCGGTTCCGCCGACACTCCCCGCACCGTCAAGAACCCGTTCACCGTCGCCGAGCGCGCGGTGATGATCCACAGCGCGCTGACCGACGCCGCCGATCGCCTGATCGTGCGCCCGCTGCGCGATCATCTCTACAACGAAAGCCAGTGGATCGCCGCGGTACAGCGCACGGTCGCCGAAGCGGTGCGCCAGGACGGCGGCGGCGAGCAGGCTCGGGTCGGCCTGATCGGCATGGACAAGGACGCCTCCAGCTACTACCTGCGCGAGTTCCCGCAGTGGCCGCTGGTCGACGTCACCCACACCGCGACCTTGTCCGCGACCGAGCTGCGCCGCTATCTGTTCGAAGCCAACCAGCTCGACAGCCACGGCGGGCTGATGCTGATCCGCGCCAACGTGCCCGGGCCGGTGTTCGACATGCTCGAAGCCTTCCGCAAGAACTCTCCGGCGTTCCGCCAGTTGGTCGCCGAGTACCAGTTCCTGGAGCAGTACCGCGCCGCCTGGGCCGACGCGCCCTATCCGCCGACCTTCGTCACCACCGACGCGGTGGTGGTGCATTCCGGGCACGTGCTGCTGGTGCGCCGCCGCGCCGAACCGGGCAAGGGCCTATGGGCGCTGCCGGGCGGCTTCGTCGGCCAGCACGAGGGCCTGCTCGACGCCTGCCTGCGCGAGCTGCGCGAAGAAACCCGGCTCAAGCTGCCGCTGCCGGTGCTGAAGGGTTCGCTCAAGGGCCAGCGCGTATTCGACCATCCCGAACGCAGCGCGCGCGGCCGCACCATCACCCACGCCTACCACTTCGAGTTCCCGGCCGGCGAACTGCCGCCGGTGCGCGGCGGCGACGACGCCGACAAGGCGCGCTGGATCCCGGTCAGCGAGGCGCTGGAGATGAGCCCGCAGTTGTTCGAAGACCACCTGCACATCCTCGAATACTTCCTCGGCCGCGGTTGA
- a CDS encoding nicotinate phosphoribosyltransferase: MQCLDNLLLNTDSYKASHWLQYPPGTDATFFYVESRGGVHDRTVFFGLQAILKEYLSKPVTHADIDEARDLFAAHGEPFNEAGWRDIVDRHGGLLPIRVRAVPEGTVVPTHQALVTIESTDPAAYWVPSYLETLLLRLWYPVTVATISWHAKQTIRQFLERTSDDPSGQLPFKLHDFGARGVSSTESAALGGAAHLVNFLGTDTVSGLLLARRYYHEPMAGYSIPAAEHSTITSWGREREAEAYRNMLAQFAKPGAIVAVVSDSYDIFHAIREYWGKTLREQVIASGATLVVRPDSGDPVDVVHQCLTLLDEAFGHTVNGKGYKVLNHVRVIQGDGINPTSIRAILERITSYGYATDNLAFGMGGALLQRLDRDTQKFALKCSAARIDGEWIDVYKDPVTDKGKSSKRGRMTLVRHREYGHFKTVPVPQDAPSVAEAAPPLGYEDAMVTVWEDGRLLADWTFAQVRGLADATRL, from the coding sequence ATGCAATGCCTCGACAACCTGCTGCTCAACACCGACAGCTACAAGGCCAGCCATTGGCTGCAGTATCCGCCCGGCACCGACGCCACGTTCTTCTACGTCGAATCGCGCGGCGGCGTGCACGACCGCACGGTGTTCTTCGGCCTGCAGGCGATCCTCAAGGAGTACCTCAGCAAGCCGGTCACCCACGCCGACATCGACGAAGCGCGCGACCTGTTCGCCGCGCACGGCGAGCCGTTCAACGAGGCCGGCTGGCGCGACATCGTCGACCGCCACGGCGGCCTGCTGCCGATCCGCGTGCGCGCCGTGCCCGAAGGCACGGTGGTGCCGACCCATCAGGCCCTGGTGACGATCGAATCCACCGACCCCGCCGCCTACTGGGTGCCCTCCTACCTGGAAACCCTGCTGTTGCGCCTGTGGTATCCGGTGACGGTGGCGACGATCAGTTGGCACGCCAAACAGACCATCCGCCAGTTCCTCGAACGCACCAGCGACGACCCGTCCGGGCAACTGCCGTTCAAGCTGCACGACTTCGGCGCGCGCGGCGTGTCCAGCACCGAATCGGCCGCGCTCGGCGGCGCCGCGCACCTGGTCAACTTCCTCGGCACCGACACCGTCTCCGGCCTGTTGCTGGCGCGGCGCTACTACCACGAACCGATGGCCGGCTATTCGATCCCGGCCGCCGAGCACAGCACCATCACCAGCTGGGGCCGCGAGCGCGAGGCCGAGGCCTACCGCAACATGCTGGCCCAGTTCGCCAAGCCCGGCGCGATCGTCGCGGTGGTCTCCGACAGCTACGACATCTTCCATGCGATCCGCGAGTACTGGGGCAAGACCTTGCGCGAGCAGGTGATCGCCTCCGGCGCGACCCTGGTGGTGCGGCCGGACTCCGGCGACCCGGTCGACGTGGTGCATCAGTGCCTGACCCTGCTCGACGAGGCCTTCGGCCATACCGTCAACGGCAAGGGCTACAAGGTGCTCAACCACGTGCGGGTGATCCAGGGCGACGGCATCAACCCGACCAGCATCCGCGCGATCCTGGAGCGCATCACCAGCTACGGCTACGCCACCGACAACCTCGCCTTCGGCATGGGCGGCGCACTGCTGCAGCGGCTGGACCGCGACACGCAGAAGTTCGCGTTGAAGTGCTCGGCGGCGCGGATCGACGGCGAGTGGATCGACGTTTACAAGGACCCGGTCACCGACAAGGGCAAGTCCAGCAAGCGCGGCCGCATGACCCTGGTGCGGCATCGCGAATACGGCCACTTCAAGACCGTGCCGGTGCCGCAGGACGCGCCTTCGGTGGCCGAAGCGGCGCCGCCGCTGGGTTACGAAGACGCGATGGTGACGGTGTGGGAGGACGGCCGTTTGCTCGCCGACTGGACGTTCGCGCAGGTGCGCGGGTTGGCGGATGCGACGCGGCTGTGA